In Ascaphus truei isolate aAscTru1 chromosome 12, aAscTru1.hap1, whole genome shotgun sequence, the following are encoded in one genomic region:
- the CELF1 gene encoding CUGBP Elav-like family member 1 isoform X7, translating into MASFKLDFLPEMMVDHCSLNSSPVSKKMNGTMDHPDQPDLDSIKMFVGQVPRSWSEKELRELFQQYGAVYEINILRDRSQNPPQSKGCCFITFFTRKAALDAQNALHNMKILPGMHHPIQMKPADSEKNNAVEDRKLFIGMVSKKCNENDIRVMFSQFGQIEESRILRGPDGLSRGCAFVTFTTRSMAHTAIKAMHQAQTMEGCSSPIVVKFADTQKDKEQKRMTQQLQQQMQQVNAASMWGNLAGLNTLAPQYLALYLQLLQQTASSGNLNSLSGLHPMGGEYSMEMQSGSSRGPSNNSSVHSMASLGALQSLAGASAGLNVGSLAGMAALNGGLGGGGMGGGGMGGGGMGGGGLSNGTGSTMEALSQAYSGIQQYAAAALPSLYNQSLLSQQGLGAAGSQKEGPEGANLFIYHLPQEFGDQDLLQMFMPFGNVVSSKVFIDKQTNLSKCFGFVSYDNPVSAQAAIQSMNGFQIGMKRLKVQLKRSKNDSKPY; encoded by the exons ATGGCATCTTTTAAACTTGATTTCCTGCCCGAGATGATGGTGGATCATTGCTCTCTGAATTCCAGTCCTGT CTCAAAGAAGATGAATGGCACCATGGATCACCCAGACCAGCCGGACCTGGACTCCATCAAAATGTTTGTCGGTCAGGTTCCCCGCAGCTGGTCAGAGAAAGAGCTGAGAGAACTCTTCCAGCAATACGGAGCTGTCTACGAAATCAACATCTTGCGGGACAGAAGCCAGAATCCTCCTCAGAGCAAAG GGTGCTGTTTTATTACTTTCTTCACGCGGAAAGCTGCATTGGATGCACAGAATGCTTTGCACAACATGAAGATTCTCCCTGGG ATGCATCATCCCATACAGATGAAGCCAGCTGACAGCGAGAAAAATAATG CTGTTGAAGACCGAAAGCTGTTCATTGGGATGGTTTCCAAGAAATGTAATGAGAATGATATCCGGGTCATGTTCTCTCAGTTTGGACAGATAGAAGAAAGCCGGATCCTGCGGGGGCCTGATGGTTTGAGCAGAG GTTGTGCGTTTGTGACATTTACAACCAGATCCATGGCGCATACTGCAATCAAAGCCATGCACCAAGCACAAACCATGGAG GGATGCTCCTCTCCAATCGTAGTAAAGTTTGCAGACACCCAGAAAGACAAAGAACAGAAACGAATGACGCAGCAACTTCAGCAACAGATGCAGCAAGTCAATGCAGCCTCTATGTGGGGAAACCTTGCGGGGCTCAATACCCTGGCACCCCAGTACTTAGCA CTTTATTTGCAGCTCCTCCAACAGACGGCCTCCTCTGGGAACCTCAACTCCCTGAGTGGCCTCCACCCCATGGGAGGTGAGTACTCCATGGAGATGCAATCAG GATCTTCACGCGGCCCAAGTAATAACTCATCTGTTCATTCCATGGCCTCTCTAGGAGCTCTGCAGTCACTGGCTGGGGCCTCTGCCGGTCTTAACGTTGGCTCTCTAGCAG GGATGGCTGCGTTAAATGGCGGGCTGGGCGGCGGCGGGATGGGCGGTGGCGGGATGGGCGGTGGCGGGATGGGCGGCGGCGGTCTCTCCAATGGTACCGGCAGCACAATGGAAGCCCTGAGTCAGGCTTACTCTGGAATCCAGCAGTACGCAGCAGCGGCGCTACCGTCACTCTACAACCAGAGCCTGCTGTCACAACAGGGCCTGGGAGCTGCTGGGAGTCAGAAAGAAG GTCCAGAGGGAGCAAACTTGTTCATATACCATCTGCCCCAGGAGTTCGGAGACCAAGACCTCCTGCAGATGTTCATGCCATTTGGAAATGTTGTGTCCTCCAAAGTTTTCATTGATAAACAAACCAACCTCAGCAAATGTTTTG GTTTTGTGAGTTACGACAATCCCGTCTCCGCTCAGGCTGCTATCCAGTCCATGAACGGCTTTCAGATTGGAATGAAACGCCTGAAAGTTCAACTTAAGCGCTCCAAGAATGACAGCAAACCGTACTGA
- the CELF1 gene encoding CUGBP Elav-like family member 1 isoform X13 → MASFKLDFLPEMMVDHCSLNSSPVSKKMNGTMDHPDQPDLDSIKMFVGQVPRSWSEKELRELFQQYGAVYEINILRDRSQNPPQSKGCCFITFFTRKAALDAQNALHNMKILPGMHHPIQMKPADSEKNNAVEDRKLFIGMVSKKCNENDIRVMFSQFGQIEESRILRGPDGLSRGCAFVTFTTRSMAHTAIKAMHQAQTMEGCSSPIVVKFADTQKDKEQKRMTQQLQQQMQQVNAASMWGNLAGLNTLAPQYLALYLQLLQQTASSGNLNSLSGLHPMGGALQSLAGASAGLNVGSLAGMAALNGGLGGGGMGGGGMGGGGMGGGGLSNGTGSTMEALSQAYSGIQQYAAAALPSLYNQSLLSQQGLGAAGSQKEGPEGANLFIYHLPQEFGDQDLLQMFMPFGNVVSSKVFIDKQTNLSKCFGFVSYDNPVSAQAAIQSMNGFQIGMKRLKVQLKRSKNDSKPY, encoded by the exons ATGGCATCTTTTAAACTTGATTTCCTGCCCGAGATGATGGTGGATCATTGCTCTCTGAATTCCAGTCCTGT CTCAAAGAAGATGAATGGCACCATGGATCACCCAGACCAGCCGGACCTGGACTCCATCAAAATGTTTGTCGGTCAGGTTCCCCGCAGCTGGTCAGAGAAAGAGCTGAGAGAACTCTTCCAGCAATACGGAGCTGTCTACGAAATCAACATCTTGCGGGACAGAAGCCAGAATCCTCCTCAGAGCAAAG GGTGCTGTTTTATTACTTTCTTCACGCGGAAAGCTGCATTGGATGCACAGAATGCTTTGCACAACATGAAGATTCTCCCTGGG ATGCATCATCCCATACAGATGAAGCCAGCTGACAGCGAGAAAAATAATG CTGTTGAAGACCGAAAGCTGTTCATTGGGATGGTTTCCAAGAAATGTAATGAGAATGATATCCGGGTCATGTTCTCTCAGTTTGGACAGATAGAAGAAAGCCGGATCCTGCGGGGGCCTGATGGTTTGAGCAGAG GTTGTGCGTTTGTGACATTTACAACCAGATCCATGGCGCATACTGCAATCAAAGCCATGCACCAAGCACAAACCATGGAG GGATGCTCCTCTCCAATCGTAGTAAAGTTTGCAGACACCCAGAAAGACAAAGAACAGAAACGAATGACGCAGCAACTTCAGCAACAGATGCAGCAAGTCAATGCAGCCTCTATGTGGGGAAACCTTGCGGGGCTCAATACCCTGGCACCCCAGTACTTAGCA CTTTATTTGCAGCTCCTCCAACAGACGGCCTCCTCTGGGAACCTCAACTCCCTGAGTGGCCTCCACCCCATGGGAG GAGCTCTGCAGTCACTGGCTGGGGCCTCTGCCGGTCTTAACGTTGGCTCTCTAGCAG GGATGGCTGCGTTAAATGGCGGGCTGGGCGGCGGCGGGATGGGCGGTGGCGGGATGGGCGGTGGCGGGATGGGCGGCGGCGGTCTCTCCAATGGTACCGGCAGCACAATGGAAGCCCTGAGTCAGGCTTACTCTGGAATCCAGCAGTACGCAGCAGCGGCGCTACCGTCACTCTACAACCAGAGCCTGCTGTCACAACAGGGCCTGGGAGCTGCTGGGAGTCAGAAAGAAG GTCCAGAGGGAGCAAACTTGTTCATATACCATCTGCCCCAGGAGTTCGGAGACCAAGACCTCCTGCAGATGTTCATGCCATTTGGAAATGTTGTGTCCTCCAAAGTTTTCATTGATAAACAAACCAACCTCAGCAAATGTTTTG GTTTTGTGAGTTACGACAATCCCGTCTCCGCTCAGGCTGCTATCCAGTCCATGAACGGCTTTCAGATTGGAATGAAACGCCTGAAAGTTCAACTTAAGCGCTCCAAGAATGACAGCAAACCGTACTGA
- the CELF1 gene encoding CUGBP Elav-like family member 1 isoform X1: protein MASFKLDFLPEMMVDHCSLNSSPVSKKMNGTMDHPDQPDLDSIKMFVGQVPRSWSEKELRELFQQYGAVYEINILRDRSQNPPQSKGCCFITFFTRKAALDAQNALHNMKILPGMHHPIQMKPADSEKNNAVEDRKLFIGMVSKKCNENDIRVMFSQFGQIEESRILRGPDGLSRGCAFVTFTTRSMAHTAIKAMHQAQTMEGCSSPIVVKFADTQKDKEQKRMTQQLQQQMQQVNAASMWGNLAGLNTLAPQYLALYLQLLQQTASSGNLNSLSGLHPMGGEYSMEMQSGLNAMQLQNLAALAAAASAAQNTPSASSALTNSSSPLSVLTSSGSSRGPSNNSSVHSMASLGALQSLAGASAGLNVGSLAGMAALNGGLGGGGMGGGGMGGGGMGGGGLSNGTGSTMEALSQAYSGIQQYAAAALPSLYNQSLLSQQGLGAAGSQKEGPEGANLFIYHLPQEFGDQDLLQMFMPFGNVVSSKVFIDKQTNLSKCFGFVSYDNPVSAQAAIQSMNGFQIGMKRLKVQLKRSKNDSKPY, encoded by the exons ATGGCATCTTTTAAACTTGATTTCCTGCCCGAGATGATGGTGGATCATTGCTCTCTGAATTCCAGTCCTGT CTCAAAGAAGATGAATGGCACCATGGATCACCCAGACCAGCCGGACCTGGACTCCATCAAAATGTTTGTCGGTCAGGTTCCCCGCAGCTGGTCAGAGAAAGAGCTGAGAGAACTCTTCCAGCAATACGGAGCTGTCTACGAAATCAACATCTTGCGGGACAGAAGCCAGAATCCTCCTCAGAGCAAAG GGTGCTGTTTTATTACTTTCTTCACGCGGAAAGCTGCATTGGATGCACAGAATGCTTTGCACAACATGAAGATTCTCCCTGGG ATGCATCATCCCATACAGATGAAGCCAGCTGACAGCGAGAAAAATAATG CTGTTGAAGACCGAAAGCTGTTCATTGGGATGGTTTCCAAGAAATGTAATGAGAATGATATCCGGGTCATGTTCTCTCAGTTTGGACAGATAGAAGAAAGCCGGATCCTGCGGGGGCCTGATGGTTTGAGCAGAG GTTGTGCGTTTGTGACATTTACAACCAGATCCATGGCGCATACTGCAATCAAAGCCATGCACCAAGCACAAACCATGGAG GGATGCTCCTCTCCAATCGTAGTAAAGTTTGCAGACACCCAGAAAGACAAAGAACAGAAACGAATGACGCAGCAACTTCAGCAACAGATGCAGCAAGTCAATGCAGCCTCTATGTGGGGAAACCTTGCGGGGCTCAATACCCTGGCACCCCAGTACTTAGCA CTTTATTTGCAGCTCCTCCAACAGACGGCCTCCTCTGGGAACCTCAACTCCCTGAGTGGCCTCCACCCCATGGGAGGTGAGTACTCCATGGAGATGCAATCAG GACTCAATGCCATGCAGTTGCAGAACTTGGCAGCTTTGGCAGCTGCTGCCAGCGCCGCCCAGAACACCCCAAGCGCTAGCTCAGCACTCACTAATTCCAGCAGTCCGCTCAGTGTCCTGACCAGTTCTG GATCTTCACGCGGCCCAAGTAATAACTCATCTGTTCATTCCATGGCCTCTCTAGGAGCTCTGCAGTCACTGGCTGGGGCCTCTGCCGGTCTTAACGTTGGCTCTCTAGCAG GGATGGCTGCGTTAAATGGCGGGCTGGGCGGCGGCGGGATGGGCGGTGGCGGGATGGGCGGTGGCGGGATGGGCGGCGGCGGTCTCTCCAATGGTACCGGCAGCACAATGGAAGCCCTGAGTCAGGCTTACTCTGGAATCCAGCAGTACGCAGCAGCGGCGCTACCGTCACTCTACAACCAGAGCCTGCTGTCACAACAGGGCCTGGGAGCTGCTGGGAGTCAGAAAGAAG GTCCAGAGGGAGCAAACTTGTTCATATACCATCTGCCCCAGGAGTTCGGAGACCAAGACCTCCTGCAGATGTTCATGCCATTTGGAAATGTTGTGTCCTCCAAAGTTTTCATTGATAAACAAACCAACCTCAGCAAATGTTTTG GTTTTGTGAGTTACGACAATCCCGTCTCCGCTCAGGCTGCTATCCAGTCCATGAACGGCTTTCAGATTGGAATGAAACGCCTGAAAGTTCAACTTAAGCGCTCCAAGAATGACAGCAAACCGTACTGA
- the CELF1 gene encoding CUGBP Elav-like family member 1 isoform X3, with the protein MASFKLDFLPEMMVDHCSLNSSPVSKKMNGTMDHPDQPDLDSIKMFVGQVPRSWSEKELRELFQQYGAVYEINILRDRSQNPPQSKGCCFITFFTRKAALDAQNALHNMKILPGMHHPIQMKPADSEKNNAVEDRKLFIGMVSKKCNENDIRVMFSQFGQIEESRILRGPDGLSRGCAFVTFTTRSMAHTAIKAMHQAQTMEGCSSPIVVKFADTQKDKEQKRMTQQLQQQMQQVNAASMWGNLAGLNTLAPQYLALYLQLLQQTASSGNLNSLSGLHPMGGLNAMQLQNLAALAAAASAAQNTPSASSALTNSSSPLSVLTSSGSSRGPSNNSSVHSMASLGALQSLAGASAGLNVGSLAGMAALNGGLGGGGMGGGGMGGGGMGGGGLSNGTGSTMEALSQAYSGIQQYAAAALPSLYNQSLLSQQGLGAAGSQKEGPEGANLFIYHLPQEFGDQDLLQMFMPFGNVVSSKVFIDKQTNLSKCFGFVSYDNPVSAQAAIQSMNGFQIGMKRLKVQLKRSKNDSKPY; encoded by the exons ATGGCATCTTTTAAACTTGATTTCCTGCCCGAGATGATGGTGGATCATTGCTCTCTGAATTCCAGTCCTGT CTCAAAGAAGATGAATGGCACCATGGATCACCCAGACCAGCCGGACCTGGACTCCATCAAAATGTTTGTCGGTCAGGTTCCCCGCAGCTGGTCAGAGAAAGAGCTGAGAGAACTCTTCCAGCAATACGGAGCTGTCTACGAAATCAACATCTTGCGGGACAGAAGCCAGAATCCTCCTCAGAGCAAAG GGTGCTGTTTTATTACTTTCTTCACGCGGAAAGCTGCATTGGATGCACAGAATGCTTTGCACAACATGAAGATTCTCCCTGGG ATGCATCATCCCATACAGATGAAGCCAGCTGACAGCGAGAAAAATAATG CTGTTGAAGACCGAAAGCTGTTCATTGGGATGGTTTCCAAGAAATGTAATGAGAATGATATCCGGGTCATGTTCTCTCAGTTTGGACAGATAGAAGAAAGCCGGATCCTGCGGGGGCCTGATGGTTTGAGCAGAG GTTGTGCGTTTGTGACATTTACAACCAGATCCATGGCGCATACTGCAATCAAAGCCATGCACCAAGCACAAACCATGGAG GGATGCTCCTCTCCAATCGTAGTAAAGTTTGCAGACACCCAGAAAGACAAAGAACAGAAACGAATGACGCAGCAACTTCAGCAACAGATGCAGCAAGTCAATGCAGCCTCTATGTGGGGAAACCTTGCGGGGCTCAATACCCTGGCACCCCAGTACTTAGCA CTTTATTTGCAGCTCCTCCAACAGACGGCCTCCTCTGGGAACCTCAACTCCCTGAGTGGCCTCCACCCCATGGGAG GACTCAATGCCATGCAGTTGCAGAACTTGGCAGCTTTGGCAGCTGCTGCCAGCGCCGCCCAGAACACCCCAAGCGCTAGCTCAGCACTCACTAATTCCAGCAGTCCGCTCAGTGTCCTGACCAGTTCTG GATCTTCACGCGGCCCAAGTAATAACTCATCTGTTCATTCCATGGCCTCTCTAGGAGCTCTGCAGTCACTGGCTGGGGCCTCTGCCGGTCTTAACGTTGGCTCTCTAGCAG GGATGGCTGCGTTAAATGGCGGGCTGGGCGGCGGCGGGATGGGCGGTGGCGGGATGGGCGGTGGCGGGATGGGCGGCGGCGGTCTCTCCAATGGTACCGGCAGCACAATGGAAGCCCTGAGTCAGGCTTACTCTGGAATCCAGCAGTACGCAGCAGCGGCGCTACCGTCACTCTACAACCAGAGCCTGCTGTCACAACAGGGCCTGGGAGCTGCTGGGAGTCAGAAAGAAG GTCCAGAGGGAGCAAACTTGTTCATATACCATCTGCCCCAGGAGTTCGGAGACCAAGACCTCCTGCAGATGTTCATGCCATTTGGAAATGTTGTGTCCTCCAAAGTTTTCATTGATAAACAAACCAACCTCAGCAAATGTTTTG GTTTTGTGAGTTACGACAATCCCGTCTCCGCTCAGGCTGCTATCCAGTCCATGAACGGCTTTCAGATTGGAATGAAACGCCTGAAAGTTCAACTTAAGCGCTCCAAGAATGACAGCAAACCGTACTGA
- the CELF1 gene encoding CUGBP Elav-like family member 1 isoform X5 has product MASFKLDFLPEMMVDHCSLNSSPVSKKMNGTMDHPDQPDLDSIKMFVGQVPRSWSEKELRELFQQYGAVYEINILRDRSQNPPQSKGCCFITFFTRKAALDAQNALHNMKILPGMHHPIQMKPADSEKNNAVEDRKLFIGMVSKKCNENDIRVMFSQFGQIEESRILRGPDGLSRGCAFVTFTTRSMAHTAIKAMHQAQTMEGCSSPIVVKFADTQKDKEQKRMTQQLQQQMQQVNAASMWGNLAGLNTLAPQYLALYLQLLQQTASSGNLNSLSGLHPMGGEYSMEMQSGLNAMQLQNLAALAAAASAAQNTPSASSALTNSSSPLSVLTSSGALQSLAGASAGLNVGSLAGMAALNGGLGGGGMGGGGMGGGGMGGGGLSNGTGSTMEALSQAYSGIQQYAAAALPSLYNQSLLSQQGLGAAGSQKEGPEGANLFIYHLPQEFGDQDLLQMFMPFGNVVSSKVFIDKQTNLSKCFGFVSYDNPVSAQAAIQSMNGFQIGMKRLKVQLKRSKNDSKPY; this is encoded by the exons ATGGCATCTTTTAAACTTGATTTCCTGCCCGAGATGATGGTGGATCATTGCTCTCTGAATTCCAGTCCTGT CTCAAAGAAGATGAATGGCACCATGGATCACCCAGACCAGCCGGACCTGGACTCCATCAAAATGTTTGTCGGTCAGGTTCCCCGCAGCTGGTCAGAGAAAGAGCTGAGAGAACTCTTCCAGCAATACGGAGCTGTCTACGAAATCAACATCTTGCGGGACAGAAGCCAGAATCCTCCTCAGAGCAAAG GGTGCTGTTTTATTACTTTCTTCACGCGGAAAGCTGCATTGGATGCACAGAATGCTTTGCACAACATGAAGATTCTCCCTGGG ATGCATCATCCCATACAGATGAAGCCAGCTGACAGCGAGAAAAATAATG CTGTTGAAGACCGAAAGCTGTTCATTGGGATGGTTTCCAAGAAATGTAATGAGAATGATATCCGGGTCATGTTCTCTCAGTTTGGACAGATAGAAGAAAGCCGGATCCTGCGGGGGCCTGATGGTTTGAGCAGAG GTTGTGCGTTTGTGACATTTACAACCAGATCCATGGCGCATACTGCAATCAAAGCCATGCACCAAGCACAAACCATGGAG GGATGCTCCTCTCCAATCGTAGTAAAGTTTGCAGACACCCAGAAAGACAAAGAACAGAAACGAATGACGCAGCAACTTCAGCAACAGATGCAGCAAGTCAATGCAGCCTCTATGTGGGGAAACCTTGCGGGGCTCAATACCCTGGCACCCCAGTACTTAGCA CTTTATTTGCAGCTCCTCCAACAGACGGCCTCCTCTGGGAACCTCAACTCCCTGAGTGGCCTCCACCCCATGGGAGGTGAGTACTCCATGGAGATGCAATCAG GACTCAATGCCATGCAGTTGCAGAACTTGGCAGCTTTGGCAGCTGCTGCCAGCGCCGCCCAGAACACCCCAAGCGCTAGCTCAGCACTCACTAATTCCAGCAGTCCGCTCAGTGTCCTGACCAGTTCTG GAGCTCTGCAGTCACTGGCTGGGGCCTCTGCCGGTCTTAACGTTGGCTCTCTAGCAG GGATGGCTGCGTTAAATGGCGGGCTGGGCGGCGGCGGGATGGGCGGTGGCGGGATGGGCGGTGGCGGGATGGGCGGCGGCGGTCTCTCCAATGGTACCGGCAGCACAATGGAAGCCCTGAGTCAGGCTTACTCTGGAATCCAGCAGTACGCAGCAGCGGCGCTACCGTCACTCTACAACCAGAGCCTGCTGTCACAACAGGGCCTGGGAGCTGCTGGGAGTCAGAAAGAAG GTCCAGAGGGAGCAAACTTGTTCATATACCATCTGCCCCAGGAGTTCGGAGACCAAGACCTCCTGCAGATGTTCATGCCATTTGGAAATGTTGTGTCCTCCAAAGTTTTCATTGATAAACAAACCAACCTCAGCAAATGTTTTG GTTTTGTGAGTTACGACAATCCCGTCTCCGCTCAGGCTGCTATCCAGTCCATGAACGGCTTTCAGATTGGAATGAAACGCCTGAAAGTTCAACTTAAGCGCTCCAAGAATGACAGCAAACCGTACTGA
- the CELF1 gene encoding CUGBP Elav-like family member 1 isoform X11 — protein MASFKLDFLPEMMVDHCSLNSSPVSKKMNGTMDHPDQPDLDSIKMFVGQVPRSWSEKELRELFQQYGAVYEINILRDRSQNPPQSKGCCFITFFTRKAALDAQNALHNMKILPGMHHPIQMKPADSEKNNAVEDRKLFIGMVSKKCNENDIRVMFSQFGQIEESRILRGPDGLSRGCAFVTFTTRSMAHTAIKAMHQAQTMEGCSSPIVVKFADTQKDKEQKRMTQQLQQQMQQVNAASMWGNLAGLNTLAPQYLALYLQLLQQTASSGNLNSLSGLHPMGGEYSMEMQSGALQSLAGASAGLNVGSLAGMAALNGGLGGGGMGGGGMGGGGMGGGGLSNGTGSTMEALSQAYSGIQQYAAAALPSLYNQSLLSQQGLGAAGSQKEGPEGANLFIYHLPQEFGDQDLLQMFMPFGNVVSSKVFIDKQTNLSKCFGFVSYDNPVSAQAAIQSMNGFQIGMKRLKVQLKRSKNDSKPY, from the exons ATGGCATCTTTTAAACTTGATTTCCTGCCCGAGATGATGGTGGATCATTGCTCTCTGAATTCCAGTCCTGT CTCAAAGAAGATGAATGGCACCATGGATCACCCAGACCAGCCGGACCTGGACTCCATCAAAATGTTTGTCGGTCAGGTTCCCCGCAGCTGGTCAGAGAAAGAGCTGAGAGAACTCTTCCAGCAATACGGAGCTGTCTACGAAATCAACATCTTGCGGGACAGAAGCCAGAATCCTCCTCAGAGCAAAG GGTGCTGTTTTATTACTTTCTTCACGCGGAAAGCTGCATTGGATGCACAGAATGCTTTGCACAACATGAAGATTCTCCCTGGG ATGCATCATCCCATACAGATGAAGCCAGCTGACAGCGAGAAAAATAATG CTGTTGAAGACCGAAAGCTGTTCATTGGGATGGTTTCCAAGAAATGTAATGAGAATGATATCCGGGTCATGTTCTCTCAGTTTGGACAGATAGAAGAAAGCCGGATCCTGCGGGGGCCTGATGGTTTGAGCAGAG GTTGTGCGTTTGTGACATTTACAACCAGATCCATGGCGCATACTGCAATCAAAGCCATGCACCAAGCACAAACCATGGAG GGATGCTCCTCTCCAATCGTAGTAAAGTTTGCAGACACCCAGAAAGACAAAGAACAGAAACGAATGACGCAGCAACTTCAGCAACAGATGCAGCAAGTCAATGCAGCCTCTATGTGGGGAAACCTTGCGGGGCTCAATACCCTGGCACCCCAGTACTTAGCA CTTTATTTGCAGCTCCTCCAACAGACGGCCTCCTCTGGGAACCTCAACTCCCTGAGTGGCCTCCACCCCATGGGAGGTGAGTACTCCATGGAGATGCAATCAG GAGCTCTGCAGTCACTGGCTGGGGCCTCTGCCGGTCTTAACGTTGGCTCTCTAGCAG GGATGGCTGCGTTAAATGGCGGGCTGGGCGGCGGCGGGATGGGCGGTGGCGGGATGGGCGGTGGCGGGATGGGCGGCGGCGGTCTCTCCAATGGTACCGGCAGCACAATGGAAGCCCTGAGTCAGGCTTACTCTGGAATCCAGCAGTACGCAGCAGCGGCGCTACCGTCACTCTACAACCAGAGCCTGCTGTCACAACAGGGCCTGGGAGCTGCTGGGAGTCAGAAAGAAG GTCCAGAGGGAGCAAACTTGTTCATATACCATCTGCCCCAGGAGTTCGGAGACCAAGACCTCCTGCAGATGTTCATGCCATTTGGAAATGTTGTGTCCTCCAAAGTTTTCATTGATAAACAAACCAACCTCAGCAAATGTTTTG GTTTTGTGAGTTACGACAATCCCGTCTCCGCTCAGGCTGCTATCCAGTCCATGAACGGCTTTCAGATTGGAATGAAACGCCTGAAAGTTCAACTTAAGCGCTCCAAGAATGACAGCAAACCGTACTGA
- the CELF1 gene encoding CUGBP Elav-like family member 1 isoform X9 — MASFKLDFLPEMMVDHCSLNSSPVSKKMNGTMDHPDQPDLDSIKMFVGQVPRSWSEKELRELFQQYGAVYEINILRDRSQNPPQSKGCCFITFFTRKAALDAQNALHNMKILPGMHHPIQMKPADSEKNNAVEDRKLFIGMVSKKCNENDIRVMFSQFGQIEESRILRGPDGLSRGCAFVTFTTRSMAHTAIKAMHQAQTMEGCSSPIVVKFADTQKDKEQKRMTQQLQQQMQQVNAASMWGNLAGLNTLAPQYLALYLQLLQQTASSGNLNSLSGLHPMGGSSRGPSNNSSVHSMASLGALQSLAGASAGLNVGSLAGMAALNGGLGGGGMGGGGMGGGGMGGGGLSNGTGSTMEALSQAYSGIQQYAAAALPSLYNQSLLSQQGLGAAGSQKEGPEGANLFIYHLPQEFGDQDLLQMFMPFGNVVSSKVFIDKQTNLSKCFGFVSYDNPVSAQAAIQSMNGFQIGMKRLKVQLKRSKNDSKPY, encoded by the exons ATGGCATCTTTTAAACTTGATTTCCTGCCCGAGATGATGGTGGATCATTGCTCTCTGAATTCCAGTCCTGT CTCAAAGAAGATGAATGGCACCATGGATCACCCAGACCAGCCGGACCTGGACTCCATCAAAATGTTTGTCGGTCAGGTTCCCCGCAGCTGGTCAGAGAAAGAGCTGAGAGAACTCTTCCAGCAATACGGAGCTGTCTACGAAATCAACATCTTGCGGGACAGAAGCCAGAATCCTCCTCAGAGCAAAG GGTGCTGTTTTATTACTTTCTTCACGCGGAAAGCTGCATTGGATGCACAGAATGCTTTGCACAACATGAAGATTCTCCCTGGG ATGCATCATCCCATACAGATGAAGCCAGCTGACAGCGAGAAAAATAATG CTGTTGAAGACCGAAAGCTGTTCATTGGGATGGTTTCCAAGAAATGTAATGAGAATGATATCCGGGTCATGTTCTCTCAGTTTGGACAGATAGAAGAAAGCCGGATCCTGCGGGGGCCTGATGGTTTGAGCAGAG GTTGTGCGTTTGTGACATTTACAACCAGATCCATGGCGCATACTGCAATCAAAGCCATGCACCAAGCACAAACCATGGAG GGATGCTCCTCTCCAATCGTAGTAAAGTTTGCAGACACCCAGAAAGACAAAGAACAGAAACGAATGACGCAGCAACTTCAGCAACAGATGCAGCAAGTCAATGCAGCCTCTATGTGGGGAAACCTTGCGGGGCTCAATACCCTGGCACCCCAGTACTTAGCA CTTTATTTGCAGCTCCTCCAACAGACGGCCTCCTCTGGGAACCTCAACTCCCTGAGTGGCCTCCACCCCATGGGAG GATCTTCACGCGGCCCAAGTAATAACTCATCTGTTCATTCCATGGCCTCTCTAGGAGCTCTGCAGTCACTGGCTGGGGCCTCTGCCGGTCTTAACGTTGGCTCTCTAGCAG GGATGGCTGCGTTAAATGGCGGGCTGGGCGGCGGCGGGATGGGCGGTGGCGGGATGGGCGGTGGCGGGATGGGCGGCGGCGGTCTCTCCAATGGTACCGGCAGCACAATGGAAGCCCTGAGTCAGGCTTACTCTGGAATCCAGCAGTACGCAGCAGCGGCGCTACCGTCACTCTACAACCAGAGCCTGCTGTCACAACAGGGCCTGGGAGCTGCTGGGAGTCAGAAAGAAG GTCCAGAGGGAGCAAACTTGTTCATATACCATCTGCCCCAGGAGTTCGGAGACCAAGACCTCCTGCAGATGTTCATGCCATTTGGAAATGTTGTGTCCTCCAAAGTTTTCATTGATAAACAAACCAACCTCAGCAAATGTTTTG GTTTTGTGAGTTACGACAATCCCGTCTCCGCTCAGGCTGCTATCCAGTCCATGAACGGCTTTCAGATTGGAATGAAACGCCTGAAAGTTCAACTTAAGCGCTCCAAGAATGACAGCAAACCGTACTGA